A region of the Clostridium estertheticum subsp. estertheticum genome:
TTCTATTCCCTCATTTACAGAAACCCTATTAGGTATTTCTTCCTCATATAATATTTCATATGTACTTATTCTTAATATAGCCAAATTCATTTTTGATAACCTAGCAAGCTTCCATTTAATTAAATATTTTTCAATGTTTTTATCAATATCTTTACCATTTTCGTGAATACCAGCTAACACCTTCGTGATATATGACATATCAAGGTCATTTAAATCAACATCGGTGTTCTCTTTAAAATTCTCAATTATATCCTCATATTTTTCTTTGTTTATTGACATTTCAAAAAGTAATTTCATTGCTGTTTCTCTCGACTTTCTTCTATTCATTAGTAATCCTCCTAATTTTTCCATACTATATTATACCTTATC
Encoded here:
- the nusB gene encoding transcription antitermination factor NusB; protein product: MNRRKSRETAMKLLFEMSINKEKYEDIIENFKENTDVDLNDLDMSYITKVLAGIHENGKDIDKNIEKYLIKWKLARLSKMNLAILRISTYEILYEEEIPNRVSVNEGIELAKKYGEDSSPAFINGILAKMI